A window of Ranitomeya variabilis isolate aRanVar5 chromosome 2, aRanVar5.hap1, whole genome shotgun sequence contains these coding sequences:
- the LOC143810101 gene encoding G-protein coupled receptor 35-like, producing MEVNRSYCSFTNQSLVFQTFSLIAYVPLFIFGIICNVLALWIFCCKIQKWTETTLFMLNLIVADILVLLTFPFRLYATLNKWDLTSELCKALLAFYFVNMYMSIFTITAIAFDRYLAVRHPMKYKSWMSPMKASVICCIFWIIFITVSTLRVLASSNFTFTTCFQKENTDPFNLSPVFVIVGFILPLLVISFCSGKVLMTLRVKTQLDTYRQNSVKKAVKIVIANLVCFVICFLPIHVGYMIRFMAESLKASCYSLEKINEFINYANFIASLNCVLDSMCYYFLASEVWDVLSKEKFRLLQCKSGCGT from the coding sequence ATGGAGGTTAATAGAAGTTACTGCTCCTTTACAAATCAAAGCTTAGTATTTCAGACTTTCAGCCTAATTGCTTATGTTCCACTGTTTATCTTTGGCATTATATGCAATGTTCTTGCCCTTTGGATTTTTTGTTGCAAAATACAAAAATGGACAGAAACAACTCTTTTTATGTTGAATCTGATAGTTGCCGATATTTTGGTTCTTCTGACCTTTCCATTCAGACTATATGCTACCTTAAACAAATGGGACCTCACAAGTGAACTGTGTAAAGCGTTACTAGCCTTCTACTTTGTGAATATGTACATGAGCATTTTCACTATCACAGCCATCGCTTTTGACAGATACTTGGCAGTCAGGCACCCAATGAAATACAAGAGTTGGATGTCACCAATGAAGGCTTCTGTTATTTGCTGTATCTTCTGGATCATTTTCATCACCGTTAGTACACTCAGGGTTTTGGCAAGCAGTAATTTCACATTTACCACATGTTTTCAGAAAGAAAATACTGATCCATTTAATTTGTCTCCAGTCTTTGTAATAGTCGGATTTATTCTTCCTTTGCTAGTTATTAGCTTTTGTTCTGGGAAGGTCCTCATGACTCTTAGGGTCAAAACACAACTGGATACTTATaggcagaattctgtcaagaaagcTGTGAAGATAGTTATTGCCAATTTAGTATGTTTTGTGATTTGCTTCTTGCCTATCCATGTGGGATACATGATCCGTTTTATGGCTGAAAGCCTCAAGGCCTCTTGTTATAGTCTTGAGAAAATCAATGAATTTATTAATTACGCAAACTTCATAGCAAGCCTAAATTGTGTTCTGGATTCAATGTGTTACTACTTTCTAGCCAGTGAAGTTTGGGATGTTCTCTCCAAAGAAAAGTTTAGATTACTTCAATGCAAGTCTGGATGTGGGACATAA